The window AAGCAGGACTCCAATTGTTGCAAGGCAAGCTATGATGATAAAACATCCAATCAAAATAGTTTTGGCTTTTTCAGTCATTTTATTTCCTAAAGCAGGGCATCTTGTAAAAAGTTTTTAATTAAAGGATCTTCGCTTTTCAAAAACAGCTCTTTTTCTGAAATATGAGCAATTTTTCCTTCATGGTGTAGTGCAATACGGTTACCTACAGTCATAGCTGAGCGAAGATCGTGTGTTACAACAATACTTGTTGCATTGAGCTCTTTTTGTGTTTGGACGATGAGCTCATTAATTTGCATTGCAGTAATGGGATCTAGCCCAGTTGTGGGTTCATCATAGAGCAAAATACTTGGACGATAAACGATTAGCCTAGCAAGGGCAGCTCGTTTTTTCATGCCTCCAGATAAGTCTGAGGGCATTTTATCCTCCGTATCCTTTAAGCCAACCATGGAAAGCGCTGTTTTAACACGTTCTTGAATCTCATCTTCCGACAGCTTTTTTTTGGTATAAGGATCACCGTGTTGTGTTAAATAAAAAGCAGTATTTTCACCAATTGTCATAGAATCAAAAAGAGCGCCTCCTTGAAAAAGCATTCCCATTTGGCTCAAAGACTTATATAATGTAGCTCCCTTTAGTTCGCAAATTGAAACATTATCTACGATGATAGTACCTTTGTCTGGCCTTTCAAGTCCCATAATTTGGCGAAGCAAAACGCTTTTTCCAACACCTGATCTGCCTAAAATAACAACGGTTTCACCCTTTTCAACATCGAGGCTGAGCCCTTTTAGGACATTGTTATTGCCATAGCTTTTCCAAATGTCTTTTGCTGAAATCATGACCATTTGTAAAACCAGATGCGAATAGTGTTTAAGCCAACGGTAAGTAAAAAATTGAAAATCAAAATGCAAGAATAACAGACAACAACGCTATTAGTTGTTGATTCTCCAACGCCTGCAGCGCCTCCTTTGGTATTCATTCCTTTATAACAACAAATGGTGCTGATGAATATACCAAATAAAAAGGATTTGATAAAGCCGCTTAAAAAATCAAATCGAGTAATGTAGATTTGCATGCCACCAAAATAAGTGACAGGTGCCATATCAAAATAGTAGGTAGAGATAAGATAACCCCCAAGCATACCTGTTAGCGTGCTAAAAAGGGTGAGTAGTGGTAGCATAAAAGTGCCTGCTACAACTCGCGGCGTTACTAAGCATTGAATGGGGTTTACAGCCATTGAGCGAAGAGCATCGATTTGTTCTGTTACATGCATAGTTCCAATTTCTGCACACATAGCAGATCCAACTCTTCCAGTGACCATGAAAGCTGTGAGTACAGGGCCCAGCTCTGTCATCATAGCTTTTCCAACCATGACTCCGGTTGCACCTGCAAGTCCCTTGTCTGAGAGCTGGTAAAAAGATTGTGCAGCAAGAACAAGACCTGTTGAAAAACCAGTGATAGCAACAACAGGTAGTGATAGAACACCGATACTATAGAGCTGATCACGAATCAGCGCCCAAGAAGGGGGTTTAGTAACTAGAATCCACACGGATTCCGCCGTCATAAGGACATATAGGCCAATAGAATAAAAAAAAGATTCCAAGGCCTGAAAAATATTCTGAAAAGGGGTTTTCATTAAAAATAATACTATACTTATATATTCCAAAGTCTAAGGTATAAAAGAAACGCCCTTTAGAGACAATGGTAAAAGTATAATTATTTCGGTTTCAGACAATCGCTTATAATTGTCCAGGAGTTTTTTTCTTTTGTATCCCTTCGAACCATACAGCGCGCAGAAACTTTATTTGTAGAAAGAAGTTGATACAGAGTTTTATCAAAAGATAATCTGCTCTTATCTTCTTCTTTCAACTTGATTATAAATGTTTGAGTGATCATAACAACCACCTTTGTTTGTAAAGTTGTTTAGCTATAAATCAGAATGTATAAGCTAAAAAAAGATTTGCATCAATAAATATTTTTTGTGGGGGAGAAAAATGCCTGAATTGACGAGAGATTTAAGCAAAAAAAATTATTCTAGACTTTGTTCATTAATTCCAGGAGGTGTCAATTCTCCTGTAAGGGCTTTTCATGGTCTTGGAATACCTCCTATGGTGGTTGCGTCAGGAAAAGGTGATACGATTGTAGATGTGGATGGAAATGCATTCATAGATTATTGTGGGTCTTGGGGCGCTTTGATTTTGGGTCATGCTCATCCAGAGGTGATAAGCAAATCTTATGAGAAAATGCAGCTAGGGACATCTTTTGGTATTACAACAAAAGTGGAAGCAGATCTGGCTGAAAAGATTATTCAAAGAGTTCCATCCGTTGAAAAGATACGCTTTGTCTCTTCTGGAACAGAGGCCACTATGAGCGCTGCAAGGCTTGCAAGAGGGTATACAGGACGCAGCATTGTCATCAAATTCTCAGGGCATTATCATGGGCATAATGACTCTTTTCTTGTGAAAGCAGGGTCTGGATTATTCAAAAATAAATTGGCTTCATCCTCTCTTGGCATACCAGAAGATGTTATACAAAATACTGTTTGCTTACCTTTTAATGACAAAGAAGCCTTGAAAACATGCTTTCAAGAGGAAAGAATTCAAAAAAATCTTGCAGCTGTAATTGTAGAGCCTATTGCAGGTAATATGGGAGTAGTTCCGGGAGATGAGAGCTTTTTTAGTCTACTTCGAGAAGAGACAAAAAAAATAGGTGCACTGCTTGTGTTTGATGAAGTCATCACAGGTTTTAGGGTCTCTTATGGTGGAGCGCAAGATATTTATTCAATAAAACCAGACCTTACCTGTTTTGGCAAGATTATGGGGGGAGGTTTTCCAGCAGCAGCTTTTGGTGGAAAAAAAGAGATTATGGATTGCTTGGCACCCCAAGGCTCTGTTTATCAAGCAGGTACATTATCAGGAAATCCTGTAGCCATGCAAGCAGGCCTTACAACGCTGACATTATTAGAAGAAGCTGGTTTTTATGAAAAATTGAAAGAAAAGACGGATCTATTGCTTTTGCCTATCAAAGAAAAACTTAAAGGGAAACTTGCGTGCCTTCAACAGGTCGGTTCTATGTTTACTCTGTTTTTTGGTAAGACTCAGATTACTTGTGCAGAGGATACAAAGGATCTTGATTTAGAAAGATTTGCACATTTTTTTCGCCATGCTTTTGAAAGAGGGGTCTACTTTCCTCCCTCTCAGCATGAGGCATCCTTTGTTTCTATAGTCCATACTCGTGAAAATCTAGAGAAGACAAGTAACATGGTTTGTGATTATATTGATCAATATCTTGTGTGATGGATTATGTGTATAAAACATTTTTTTATTTGTTTATTTTTATGCTTTGCATATGTATTACAGGGCGTTGAGCCGATCAACGATCAACTTGCGCACTTCATTAAATATGATAAAAATGGCCCAAATGTTGTTGGATACATTGGCATCAACAAAAAAAGTGAGATCGATCAATCCACGTGGGTTTATGTCAGATCCTCTCTTGAGCTATACAAGAAGATAAAGCCTGCTTTCATTATCTTGGACCTAAACACACCAGGAGGAGAGCTTTTTAGTGCAGAGCAAATTTCAGATGCTCTTCGAGATATCGATATCAATTATGAAATTCCTGTCGTTGCATTTATTGATAATTGGGCAATTTCTGCAGGAGCCCTGCTTGCTTATTCTTGTCGCTTTATTGGCGTTACTAAAGATGCTAGCATGGGGGCAGCAGAACCTGTGATCCCATCTGCATCTGGTGAGCTTACTTCAGCTTCCGAAAAGGTAAACTCTGCATTTCGTACAGACCTTGCAAATAGAGCGCGCTTTTTTGAGCGCAATCCTTTACTTGCAGAAGCTATGGTAGATAAAGATGTCATTTTGGTAGTTCGAGAAGGCGTAATTACAAAGCTTGAAAAAGAGGATCAAATTTTACCCAGCGATGAAGTCATCAATGGTAAAGGAAAGCTCTTAACCATGAGTTCAGAAGAGCTCATTAAGTATCATGTTGCTGATTTTCAGCTGCTTCCAACAAAGCTTATACCTATTACTGAAAGTGAAAAAGAAGAAGGCAAGTGGCCTTCTTCCAAAGAGCTTTTATTTCAATATCCCTTCTTTAAAGCGATACCTAATGTGACAATAGTTGCCTATGAGATGGATTGGAAGAGCGCATTTTTTGCATTCCTTGCAAAGCCATTTGTTTCCTCCCTCCTCTTTTTAGGGCTGTTGATGGGATTTTATGTCGAATTTAGCTCTGGAGGTTTTGGTCTTGCTGCGGCCATTGGCGTTATTTGTCTTGTGCTCATCATATTATCTAGCTTTTCTGTACAAGCTGTAAACTGGTTAGAACTTACCATCCTTCTTCTTGGTCTTCTGTTTATTGCAATAGAGGTTTTTGTGGTGCCAGGTTTTGGCATACCGGGCATATTAGGTATCGTGCTTACAATAGCAGGTCTTTTTCTTATGATGCTTCCACAGATTGGTTCATTTGAATTTAGTAGTGTGCCAGGAGAGCTTACAGTTACAGGAGAGCTTTTTTTAAAAAGATTAGGATGGCTTGCAGGAACACTTGTCGTGGGTGTTATTTTGATTGGGTTGTTAGCACGTTTTGTGCTACCAAGAGTATCAAGGTTTAGCAGACTGGTTCATTCTGGCGAGCAAGAAAGCTCTCAGGGTTATGTTGCAGGGTTTAATGTGCTAGAAGGTCCAAGGTTAGGGTCTATAGGGATCGCTTTTTCTCCTCTTCGTCCCTCTGGAAAGGTTATGTTTGACGACAAGGTTTTTGATGCAATGAGTGAGGGCGGATTTATAGAAAAAGGTACAAGGATAGAACTTGTTCGCTTTGATGGAAGCCGCATGATTGTGAGGATTTTATGAATTCGCAAGTGCTTTCTTCGGTTGTTGCATTGATTGGCATTTTTTTAATTTATGTAGAATTTTATTTGCCAGGGGCGGTTTTGGGAATATTGGGCGCTTGCCTCATGCTGTTTTCTGTGGTCTACTTTGCTATCAACAATACATTTGTAGAAACGCTCTTTTTCTTTTTGGGCTCTTGTATCCTACTTGGATTGGTTGTGAAATTGGCAATTGCGCGCATTCGAAAGTCAAAAGAGGGTGTAGGCATCTATCTTGGTAAAGATCAAGCGGGGTATAGTGCAAGTGGTTTTTCAAAAGATGCAATTGGAAAAATAGCTACGACTCTTTCTGACTTAAAGCCAGCAGGACATATTTTGGTAGATGGAAAAAAGTGGCAAGCGCTCTCTGTTTCTGGTTATATTGAATCAGGAAAGAAAGTAAAAGTAATTGGAGGAGAGGGCTCTCACCTCGTCGTTCAAAGTCAAAACTCAGGTTAATAAATTTTTTAGGAGTATTTGTGGAGTATTATTTTCTCATGATAGTTGTTGCAATCATCGCTATCATCATCCTTACTATTATCGGAAAATACATTGCATTTTGGTTTCAGTCGTTTGTGTCGGGAGCGCCCATTGCACTTTTTAATATCATTGGAATGAGTCTTAGAAAAATCCCTCCAAGACTTATTGTTAATGCGCGTATTAATTCATTCAAAGCAGGAATAAAAGATATTACTGTTGCTGACTTGGAAACGCACTTTTTGGCGGGAGGAAGAGTAGAAAATGTTGTAAGGGCTATGATTGCTGCAGATAAAGCAAATATTAAACTTACATGGCGCCAGGCAACGGCAATAGATCTTGCAGGAAGGGACATCTTAGATGCTGTAAGAACATCTGTAAACCCAAAAGTGATCGACTGTCCAGAGGAAAAGCAGGGGAAATTTGTTACGGCTGTTGCAAAAGATGGGGTGCAGCTGCTTTGCAAGGCAAGAGTTACCGTGCGCACCAACATACAGCAGTTAGTGGGCGGTGCAACAGAGGAGACAATCATTGCAAGGGTTGGAGAGGGTATTGTAAATTCTATTGGATCTGCAGAGACGCACCTAGATGTTTTGGAATCGCCGCAGCGTATTTCTAAACTCGTACTTGAAAAAGGGTTAGATGCACAAACAGCTTTTGAAATCCTTTCCATCGATATTGTAGAGATTAATATTGGTGAAAACATTGGTGCAAGGCTCAGGGCTGATCGCGCAGAGTCTGATAAACGCATCGCCCAGGCAAAAGCTGAGGAAAGACGAGCTATGGCTGTTGCTATGGAGCAAGAAAATAAAGCAAAGCTTGTTGAAGCAGAAGCCCTTATTCCAACAGCTATTGCAGATGCATTTCGAAGTGGTAATTTGGGTGTCATGGACTATACACGTATTAAAAACATGCAGGCAGATACGCATATGCGAAATTCTATTGCTAAAGGTGATGGATGATAGTCTTTGAAGTTCTTGGAATTGCGATCGCAATTTTAGTACTGTTGATGCCTTTATTAAGAGGGATCTTTAAGGAAAAAAAGAGAGAAGATCAACCTCAATTAGGAGAGACGCATTATCGTGAAGAGATGTTTCAAGAAGAAGATGATTATGAGGATGAGAGTGTCTTTTCCTATTTTTCAAGAAAGGATACGCCCTCTGTAAAGAAAAAGGAGAGGGAAGAGCTTGTTTTACCTACCAAAAAGACAATTCATCTTGAAGAAAAGAAAGTTTTAAAAAAGAGATCTAAGTTTGCAGAGATGATTATTTCTAAAGAAATTATGTCTGAGCCTAAGTGTTTGCACGATGACTCATTATAGAGAGGTTAAGAAAAAAGTTGATAATGCACTTGCCTTGGTTGGAAAAGATCCCTCTTCTGTATGTATTATAGCCGTTAGTAAAGGGCAATCAGTAGATAAAATATTAGAGGCATATAACGAAGGGTGCAGAGATTTTGCTGAAAACCGGGTGCAAGAGCTTTTAGAAAAAAGGGCTTTTCTTCCAGAAGATATTCGCTGGCATTTTACAGGAACACTTCAAAAGAATAAGGTCAACAAGGTTGTAGGTGCTGTAGCGCTTATTCATGCTGTAGATACGCAAGAACTCTTAGAAAAAATTGCAGAGATAAGCAGGCAAAAGAATTTACTCACACATGTGTTTTTACAAGTAAATATATCGGGGGAAGGCACGAAGCATGGACTTTCCATTCTAGAATGGGAAAAGATTTTAGATAAGTGCTTTTTGCTGGAAAATGTTTCTATTGATGGTCTTATGACAATGGCGCCAAAAAATGCAGATCCACTTATCATCAAAGAGTGCTTTGCAGATCTTAAGCATACTCAAGAGTATTGGAAGCAAAAGTTTCAAAGAACGCTTGCCTTCCTTTCTATGGGAATGTCTTCTGACTTTGTTCTTGCTTTGCAAGAAGGAGCCTCGCACATTCGCATAGGCTCCCTCATTTTCCAAGAAGAAGTTTAGGTTATGGTCTTTGCGGCAAGGGATTTGCAGCAATCATCGTACCGAGCTCTTTAATGATAGTTTCTAGGGTTGCTGGATTATTTGCGTTGTATTTTGTACAGATTGCATTCCATAAATTTTTTGATTCTTGTGCTTCAGTAGCGCTGTATGCATAAAAATTGATCTCATCAATTTTTGTATATTGAGCTGCAAGCATTTGAAGTACATAAACTGCGCGGTAATCATTTTGAAATGCACCACAACCCAATTTTCCTGTACAAATAGTGCAGGGTTTATTTTGATGGTTTGCATTCTGTTTAGCCAGGCTAAAGCCTGCAACCATTGTGTTAAATAAGTCTTTATTGGTATCGAAATCCGCATGCCTCTCTTTATTGGGTCTACGATCACGGAAGAGATTTGGAGCTGCCATTGCCAATAGATTAACTTCTTGTGGAAACTTATCATTAGGTGTAAATTTTGCTTTATTTGATATTAAGGCTTCTTTTCCATAGCCATCTATTTTTCCAAGTCTTCGCAAATTTGTAATAAGTAAGGGAGTAGGGTTCCCATTGCCTACCGTTTCTGCATCGACACCTTTTTTAACTGGTACACGCGTTTTTAGATTACTTCTTGAGAGATTATTTTTTTCTCGATTCATTAGTAGAAGTTCAGCAAAATCAGGCATTTCATGAGCCATAATTTCTTCTTGAACAAAGCCGTGGCTAAGAGCTCCTCCTCCTAAGTGTGCATTAGCAAAATCAACCCAGAAAGTTCTATTTAGGGAGTCGCCTTGTTTATAATCATATACTTCACTTTTAGTAGTAGATATTGGTGCTTTTGGAGTTAGAGTTGTTTGAAGGTAGGTTAAAGGTTTTGCGATGTCATATTGTGCCAAAGTAGCACGATCTGGTTGCACGGTTTCAATAGGATCGCCTCCTGTAAATCCAGCAAAACGCTCCGTTCTTGCTCTTAGTGCTTCTTGGAAAAGCTGACCTTTCTTTTGTTCCCTTACATCGTGGTGCGTTAATAGTTCATTGATATATGTAGTTAGTGTGGGCAAGCTTAGATCAACATATTTAGGAGTATCAGGAGGAGGAGGTGGGGGCGGTGGCGGAGGAGGTGGGGGCGGCGTTGATTGTACTTCTACTCGAAAGTTATGCAGCGCTACTTTAATGGTTTGTTCTGTGTCTTGAGAAGTGATTTCGCTACTAGCAAGGTTTCTTGTGTTAATCCATGCAATAAGTGCTGTCTGATCAAGATGTACCCATTTGTGATCTTGTGTTTGCAGATCTATAATCCCAGGACCTATACCAATAAAGGCTAATAATTTATAAACGATATATGTAAGTCCATTATAAGTTCTTATAGTGTCCGTAGGGGGGCTATGATAGGTATTTTTAATCTCATTACTTTTTAAGAAATAGGCGTGTTGGCCATCTATAGTTGTTATAATGTTAAATTCCATGATTAAGACCTTTTTGCTTATTTCCTAACTAATACCATTAATGCATTTAATTATAAATATTTTTTTACAATATTCTTTGTGCAAAGGCACTTAGATGATAGATTAAATCTCATGATTTTGGATCTGTTTATTGTATAAGTTTTTTATTTTACACCTATTGTTGCATTTAATTGTAAATTTTTTATAAATCTTAAAAATAAGATCAAGTATTTATGGAGAATATCCTGTTATTAGTTATATACAAACAATTATTGAACTTGTTTGTATATAACTTTCAGGCTGAAAGCCTGGCTTATAAAAGCCTATGGCAACGCCATAGGTGACATTTTAGGGTACCTTGCAGGCTGAAGGCCTGCATTATGGTGCTGCGCTGAAAGCGCAATTTAAAGCAATTCGTCTGCGATGCCATTGCCGCAAGGCAAACTTTCTTCAGAAGATCTTATAGCTTGGTTTCTGGCTTGATATTCTTGTATCATTACCAAAATCTCTTCGGGGGTGTGATCAGTAGAGGGGTATCGATAGTCTGGACTTCGTATTTGATTAGCAAGTCTACCGATGACTGTGAGGCCTTTCTGGTCTGTTGCATCTATATTTGCTCCTCGTTGCAAAAGTTCTTGCACAATCTCATATTGTTGGTTTTGAGCTGCAATCATTAGAGGAGTTAGCCCCGACCATCGACTTTCATTAATATTAGCTCCATACTTAAGTAGTAGCTTTATTAAGTCACCATTTTGAGAAAGGATTGCTGCTGGTAAGAAAGAATCACTGTTTGGATTTGCTCCATGCTCTAATAAAAATTGTACGTTTTGTGCTATATTAGGTTCCTTAAGGAGAGCAGATTGGACAGATTGAACAGAATGATTCGTAAATAAGGCGCAAAGTAGAATGGTTGGAGCGTTGATCCCGTACTTTGGTGGCGCTAAAATGAATGTATTTATGAATGATTTATATTTTGTGTTAAAGAGATCATGCATGCATTGCAGAAGAGGTATAAAAATTTTCTTAGATATATGTTGATCTATTGGATGTACTTTTGGCCATGCTGTTAGTTTCGTTTTTAATAAATTGATAAGATTAGCAATTTGCTCTTGCTGTATTTTGGGAAGGTTTTCATCGTTACCAATAAACGGTAGAGCTTTCATAAAAGCATCTATTACGTTGGTGTTGGTGATTTGCATTTTAACCATCTCAAGAAAGACATTGTAGTTAATCTTTAGACAGTATGGGTTTTCAGATAAGCACTCCCATAAATACTTGATTGATTGAGCTGTGCGCTCTAATAAGGGATTATTTGGTCGTAAATTATGAGACATTAAAAATGGAATAATATGATTTTCTGGATGATAATTGTGAGAAAGAGCCTGTGCACAAGCATTTTCTAGCTGAGAATGACCCAAGAAGTCAGCAAATTTATATAATGCAAGTAGCTTTTCTTCATTCATAGAACGTAATAAGTGCTGATCCGTTAAGTAATCCACAAAGCTATTAAAAACATCTTCTGAAAATAAGGGGCACTCTATACGATACTTTATGTCAGAGCCTGATGCTTCTGGCCCCTGACCTTCTTCTAGCTCTACTCCATCAAGAAAAGTAGCGTTTTTAAAGTATGTCGAATGAAGATAAATAGTGGTTCCATCTTTGGCAATCAGGGCTGTATCTTTACCATTGGGACTAAACCACTCTTCGCGGTTGATTGTGTTAGCATAGTTTCTAACTTGTCTTCGGTTAGGATTATTGAGTTGGGCAAGTTCTTCAACGCGTTCTTTGTATCGTCGTACAAATACAGAAAATGTTTGAAAGTTTATTGTTAATTCATTGTCTATTTTTGTAAATAACTGCAGCTTTTTTAGAATATTCAAAGCATTTGTTTCTGAACCTTTAATGAAGTTAAAGTGTTTTTGAAAAATGGCAAGTGCTAAAGATACCATTTTTTGATCACTGGGTAGGTAGCCAAAAAGATACTTGATGTATCTAATAAATCGCATGAGTAAATTGCCCTGATTTATAGTAGTAAGGGACTTTTTCCCCTCAGGAGTGGTTACAATTTCTAATATTTCATGATCATTCTTTCCGAGCAAAGCCAAATCATTAGTAAATCTTTGAAATCCTGTTTGAGTTAATTGACATGGTTTAATATTAGACATAATAACCTCTAATTAAAATCGATCGATTATATATAATAAATTATATTAATGTCAATTTTTAAAAGGTACTACGCAGGCGAAATTTATTGCTATAAATAAACATTTAAATTTTTAATTATTATTTTAATAGTGTGGAAAATGCTTTCCATCCCATGACATGAGCTGTCTCTCTTTTTTGGTTTTGTTCTCCGCCGTAGACAACGATTCCGTTGGAGGGTTCTAGTGTTATTTTGTTCCAAAAAGAAATTCCTTTAAAATAGTCGGGGGCAATTGTCTGTCCTGACTTGATTTCAAGAGGGGTCATGCGTCCATTGTTTTCAAAAAGACAATCTACTTCATTATCTTGTTGATCTCTCCAAAAATACATGTGGGGGATCTGTCCTAAATTCCATTTTTGCTTCATCAAATCAGCAATAACCATTGACTCAAAGAGGCCACCTTTCAGGTAGTGTGAAGCTACTTGACTTGCTGATTGAATTCCTAAAAGAGTACAAGCAAGACCGGTGTCATAGAAGTAAATTTTTGCAGATTTTACTAGGCGTTTATTAAAATTCTCAAAATAGGGGGGCAATAGGAAAAGGATGTAACTCATTTCAAGAAGAGATAACCACGATCTGGCCGTACGTTGGTCAATCCCACAGTCATTACCTAACGATACAAAGTTAACGAGCTGTCCTATTCTTCCAGCACAGAGCTTTAAAAATTTTTGGAATACCATTAAGTCAGTAATATTTTTAATCTGTCGCACATCTTTTTCTACATAGGTAAGAACATAATTGGCATACCAATCTGCAGGTGCCATTCCTCTTGCATAAATTCTTGGATAAAACCCAGTAAAAATTAATTCATCCGCGCTATTAGTCAGCTTTCCAGCACAACTAAGTTCATTGATAGAAAGTGGCAGAAGAGTCAAAATAGCAACTCTTCCTGCTAGCGTTTGAGAAATTGCTTGATGGACAAGAAAATTCTGAGATCCTGTCAGAATAAAGGCGCCAGATTGCTGATTTTCATCAACAATTGTTTGAATGTAAGAGAGAAGTCCTGGCACATGCTGAACTTCATCGATGATAACGCCTGCCTTATACTGGCTCAAAAATTGTCTGGGATCACTCTGTGCGAACTCTCTACTGTCTAAATCTTCTAGAGAAACGTATGCATAATTAGAAAACAAATGTTTTGCAAGCGTGGTTTTACCTGATTGTCTTGGTCCAAGCAGTGCCAAAACGGGATATTGTTTAGAAAGCTCTAAGGCTTTTTGGCTTATATTTCGGACAAACATGGGGCAACCTATGATAAAAATGACATGCCAATGTCATAAATAACAATATCAACTATTGTATTTATTGACAAATATAACATTACATGAGGAATTCCCGTTGTAGGAATTTCTGTATTTTATTTTGGCTCGCATTATTTCTTCTATTTTTATAAGATGATTGCGGTTTAATTTTTTGAATTTAAGGATGAGCTTTATGAATATTGTTGAGATTGCAGGACACCTTGGAGCAGATGCTGAAGTGCGTTTTACTCCTAGTAACTTAAAAGTTACAACTCTTAGAATGGCTGTGAACACAAGAAAAGGTGGCACAGATGTAACGATGTGGTGGCGCGTCACCATTTGGGGAGATCGTTTTGACAAAATGGTTCCCTATTTTAAGAAGGGTGCAGCACTTATT of the Chlamydiales bacterium genome contains:
- a CDS encoding ATP-binding cassette domain-containing protein; protein product: MVMISAKDIWKSYGNNNVLKGLSLDVEKGETVVILGRSGVGKSVLLRQIMGLERPDKGTIIVDNVSICELKGATLYKSLSQMGMLFQGGALFDSMTIGENTAFYLTQHGDPYTKKKLSEDEIQERVKTALSMVGLKDTEDKMPSDLSGGMKKRAALARLIVYRPSILLYDEPTTGLDPITAMQINELIVQTQKELNATSIVVTHDLRSAMTVGNRIALHHEGKIAHISEKELFLKSEDPLIKNFLQDALL
- a CDS encoding ABC transporter permease, with the protein product MTAESVWILVTKPPSWALIRDQLYSIGVLSLPVVAITGFSTGLVLAAQSFYQLSDKGLAGATGVMVGKAMMTELGPVLTAFMVTGRVGSAMCAEIGTMHVTEQIDALRSMAVNPIQCLVTPRVVAGTFMLPLLTLFSTLTGMLGGYLISTYYFDMAPVTYFGGMQIYITRFDFLSGFIKSFLFGIFISTICCYKGMNTKGGAAGVGESTTNSVVVCYSCILIFNFLLTVGLNTIRIWFYKWS
- the hemL gene encoding glutamate-1-semialdehyde 2,1-aminomutase codes for the protein MPELTRDLSKKNYSRLCSLIPGGVNSPVRAFHGLGIPPMVVASGKGDTIVDVDGNAFIDYCGSWGALILGHAHPEVISKSYEKMQLGTSFGITTKVEADLAEKIIQRVPSVEKIRFVSSGTEATMSAARLARGYTGRSIVIKFSGHYHGHNDSFLVKAGSGLFKNKLASSSLGIPEDVIQNTVCLPFNDKEALKTCFQEERIQKNLAAVIVEPIAGNMGVVPGDESFFSLLREETKKIGALLVFDEVITGFRVSYGGAQDIYSIKPDLTCFGKIMGGGFPAAAFGGKKEIMDCLAPQGSVYQAGTLSGNPVAMQAGLTTLTLLEEAGFYEKLKEKTDLLLLPIKEKLKGKLACLQQVGSMFTLFFGKTQITCAEDTKDLDLERFAHFFRHAFERGVYFPPSQHEASFVSIVHTRENLEKTSNMVCDYIDQYLV
- a CDS encoding NfeD family protein — protein: MCIKHFFICLFLCFAYVLQGVEPINDQLAHFIKYDKNGPNVVGYIGINKKSEIDQSTWVYVRSSLELYKKIKPAFIILDLNTPGGELFSAEQISDALRDIDINYEIPVVAFIDNWAISAGALLAYSCRFIGVTKDASMGAAEPVIPSASGELTSASEKVNSAFRTDLANRARFFERNPLLAEAMVDKDVILVVREGVITKLEKEDQILPSDEVINGKGKLLTMSSEELIKYHVADFQLLPTKLIPITESEKEEGKWPSSKELLFQYPFFKAIPNVTIVAYEMDWKSAFFAFLAKPFVSSLLFLGLLMGFYVEFSSGGFGLAAAIGVICLVLIILSSFSVQAVNWLELTILLLGLLFIAIEVFVVPGFGIPGILGIVLTIAGLFLMMLPQIGSFEFSSVPGELTVTGELFLKRLGWLAGTLVVGVILIGLLARFVLPRVSRFSRLVHSGEQESSQGYVAGFNVLEGPRLGSIGIAFSPLRPSGKVMFDDKVFDAMSEGGFIEKGTRIELVRFDGSRMIVRIL
- a CDS encoding NfeD family protein codes for the protein MNSQVLSSVVALIGIFLIYVEFYLPGAVLGILGACLMLFSVVYFAINNTFVETLFFFLGSCILLGLVVKLAIARIRKSKEGVGIYLGKDQAGYSASGFSKDAIGKIATTLSDLKPAGHILVDGKKWQALSVSGYIESGKKVKVIGGEGSHLVVQSQNSG
- the floA gene encoding flotillin-like protein FloA (flotillin-like protein involved in membrane lipid rafts) encodes the protein MEYYFLMIVVAIIAIIILTIIGKYIAFWFQSFVSGAPIALFNIIGMSLRKIPPRLIVNARINSFKAGIKDITVADLETHFLAGGRVENVVRAMIAADKANIKLTWRQATAIDLAGRDILDAVRTSVNPKVIDCPEEKQGKFVTAVAKDGVQLLCKARVTVRTNIQQLVGGATEETIIARVGEGIVNSIGSAETHLDVLESPQRISKLVLEKGLDAQTAFEILSIDIVEINIGENIGARLRADRAESDKRIAQAKAEERRAMAVAMEQENKAKLVEAEALIPTAIADAFRSGNLGVMDYTRIKNMQADTHMRNSIAKGDG
- a CDS encoding YggS family pyridoxal phosphate-dependent enzyme, with protein sequence MTHYREVKKKVDNALALVGKDPSSVCIIAVSKGQSVDKILEAYNEGCRDFAENRVQELLEKRAFLPEDIRWHFTGTLQKNKVNKVVGAVALIHAVDTQELLEKIAEISRQKNLLTHVFLQVNISGEGTKHGLSILEWEKILDKCFLLENVSIDGLMTMAPKNADPLIIKECFADLKHTQEYWKQKFQRTLAFLSMGMSSDFVLALQEGASHIRIGSLIFQEEV
- a CDS encoding ankyrin repeat domain-containing protein, which produces MSNIKPCQLTQTGFQRFTNDLALLGKNDHEILEIVTTPEGKKSLTTINQGNLLMRFIRYIKYLFGYLPSDQKMVSLALAIFQKHFNFIKGSETNALNILKKLQLFTKIDNELTINFQTFSVFVRRYKERVEELAQLNNPNRRQVRNYANTINREEWFSPNGKDTALIAKDGTTIYLHSTYFKNATFLDGVELEEGQGPEASGSDIKYRIECPLFSEDVFNSFVDYLTDQHLLRSMNEEKLLALYKFADFLGHSQLENACAQALSHNYHPENHIIPFLMSHNLRPNNPLLERTAQSIKYLWECLSENPYCLKINYNVFLEMVKMQITNTNVIDAFMKALPFIGNDENLPKIQQEQIANLINLLKTKLTAWPKVHPIDQHISKKIFIPLLQCMHDLFNTKYKSFINTFILAPPKYGINAPTILLCALFTNHSVQSVQSALLKEPNIAQNVQFLLEHGANPNSDSFLPAAILSQNGDLIKLLLKYGANINESRWSGLTPLMIAAQNQQYEIVQELLQRGANIDATDQKGLTVIGRLANQIRSPDYRYPSTDHTPEEILVMIQEYQARNQAIRSSEESLPCGNGIADELL